Proteins encoded in a region of the Pocillopora verrucosa isolate sample1 chromosome 11, ASM3666991v2, whole genome shotgun sequence genome:
- the LOC136284460 gene encoding uncharacterized protein gives MCASLPLEHANIIEDENGTEVAKVAVTVDGTWQKRGHSSKIGVVFVISVATGEILDYEVKSLVCYECRAREHMDRDSEEYKAWKASHTNCHINHSTSSEDMEASAAVEMFGRSVEKLHLKYTTFVGDGDSSSFGRVREAMTAKFGDKYPVVKEECVGHVQKRMGTALRKFKKEMKGRKLADGKGVAGKGRLTDKVINRIQNYYGNAIRENCGNLQGMKESIKAIQCHMIVDEDMSLKKQHRHCPKGKDTWCKFWADMHNKTNTYDNSKRLPAVFMKELDPIFKRLSDNALLSRCLQGFTQNQNESVNSQLWSRCSKTTFVGVRKVQIAVCETVAVFNTGAASKAVIMDLSGVNPGQSMLKALRDQDKRRIVTAGRKVSVKYRTQRKILRAKQKSKGEVSYSSGAFGLDSKPEISVKQGIKNIKSKKHIQELPSTSREQTVEIKYVEPIFEVVVTPKE, from the exons ATGTGTGCATCTTTGCCACTTGAACATGCCAATAT CattgaagatgaaaatggaaCCGAAGTGGCTAAAGTAGCTGTTACAGTTGATGGCACATGGCAGAAAAGGGGCCATTCCTCAAAGATTGGTGTGGTGTTTGTCATTTCAGTGGCAACTGGAGAAATTCTGGATTATGAGGTCAAATCTCTTGTTTGCTATGAGTGTCGAGCTCGTGAGCATATGGACAGAGATTCTGAGGAATACAAAGCTTGGAAAGCCAGCCATACAAATTGCCACATTAACCATTCTACCAGCTCTGAGGACATGGAGGCTTCTGCAGCAGTAGAAATGTTTGGCAGAAGTGTAGAGAAGTTGCATCTCAAGTATACAACTTTTGTCGGAGATGGTGACAGTAGTTCTTTTGGTCGAGTGCGAGAAGCCATGACTGCAAAATTTGGAGACAAATATCCTGTAGTCAAAGAGGAGTGTGTGGGCCATGTGCAGAAGAGAATGGGTACAGCTCTCCgaaagtttaaaaaggaaatgaaggGAAGAAAGCTGGCAGATGGAAAAGGTGTCGCTGGAAAGGGAAGGCTCACTGACAAAGTTATCAACCGCATTCAAAACTATTATGGTAATGCTATAAGAGAGAATTGTGGCAACCTTCAAGGGATGAAAGAAAGCATTAAAGCAATTCAGTGTCATATGATAGTGGATGAGGACATGTCACTCAAAAAGCAGCACAGACACTGTCCAAAGGGTAAAGACACATGGTGTAAGTTCTGGGCTGACATGCATAATAAGACAAACACCTACGACAACAGCAAGCGTCTTCCTGCAGTTTTCATGAAAGAGCTGGAcccaatttttaaaagattgtCAGATAATGCTCTTTTATCAAGATGTCTTCAAGGTTTCACTCAAAACCAGAATGAAAGTGTCAATTCTCAATTGTGGTCCAGATGTTCCAAAACTACCTTTGTTGGAGTTCGTAAAGTTCAAATTGCTGTTTGTGAAACTGTGGCTGTGTTTAACACTGGGGCAGCCAGCAAAGCAGTCATTATGGATCTCAGTGGGGTTAATCCTGGTCAAAGTATGTTGAAGGCCCTGAGAGATCAAGACAAAAGAAGGATCGTAACTGCTGGACGAAAAGTTTCTGTGAAGTACAGAACACAAAGGAAGATTTTACGGGCAAAGCAAAAGTCAAAAGGGGAAGTGTCATACTCTTCAGGGGCTTTTGGTCTTGATTCAAAGCCTGAGATATCAGTTAAACAAGGAATCAAGAATATTAAGTCCAAGAAACACATTCAGGAGTTACCATCCACTAGTAGAGAGCAAACTGTGGAGATAAAATATGTGGAACCCATTTTTGAAGTTGTGGTCACTCCAAAAGAGTAG
- the LOC136284391 gene encoding uncharacterized protein: MINDLEIAYPLWKYVDDTTASEMIPKESESHAQNIADCVIEWSRENRVHLNSDKCKELRISFSKRPGFFNPIVIEGKELEVVGSVKLLGLNIASDLTWNSHISEVIKKASKRLYFLVQLKRARVPLQDLVLFYTSCVRSVTEYAIPVFYNALPQYLKNELLRIEKRSISIITAGDCAVAQDLGIRPILEHYEFLCQKLFKGILDNPSHKLKALLPPIHKPSYNFKNKRQFNMPRLRTSRTMNTFIFAMARRFNG, translated from the coding sequence ATGATAAATGACCTTGAAATCGCGTATCCACTATGGAAATACGTTGATGATACAACAGCCTCGGAGATGATACCAAAAGAGAGTGAAAGTCACGCCCAAAATATAGCAGATTGTGTTATTGAGTGGTCACGAGAAAATAGAGTTCACTTGAATTCTGATAAGTGCAAAGAGCTTCGGATCTCATTTTCTAAAAGGCCCGGGTTCTTTAATCCCATAGTAATTGAAGGCAAAGAGTTGGAGGTAGTTGGTAGCGTAAAGCTCCTGGGCCTTAATATAGCTAGCGATTTGACCTGGAACAGTCATATATCAGAAGTAATCAAAAAGGCCAGTAAGAGGTTGTATTTTTTAGTGCAACTAAAGAGAGCTAGGGTTCCCTTACAAGACCTAGTACTTTTCTACACATCATGTGTAAGATCTGTAACAGAGTACGCGATACCTGTCTTCTATAATGCGCTTCCGCAATATCTGAAGAATGAGCTTTTACGTATTGAGAAACGGTCAATTTCCATTATAACTGCGGGTGATTGCGCGGTTGCTCAAGATTTAGGAATACGACCCATCTTAGAACATTACGAATTTCTATGTCAGAAGCTTTTTAAAGGTATCTTAGACAACCCTAGCCACAAGTTAAAGGCGCTTCTTCCACCCATACATAAACCCAGctataacttcaaaaataagcgcCAATTTAATATGCCACGCCTTCGCACTTCTAGAACGATGAACACTTTTATATTTGCTATGGCAAGGAGGTTTAATGGCTAG